In the genome of Tetragenococcus osmophilus, the window AAAGGAGAAAACTATGGCTTCGTAGGTATCAACGGTGCAGGAAAAACGACTACTATCCGGCACTTGATGGGTTTCCTGAAACCTGATGAAGGAAGCGTCACTATTAATGGACTTGATGCCACCAAAAGTAGTGCAGAAGTCAAACGCTATGTATCTTATATTCCTGGTGAAATCAACTTTCCAGGAAACAAAACCGGTGAAGATTTTTTAAAAGATCAAATCTATTTATCTGGACGCGGAAGTTGGGAACGTGCTAAAGAGTTAAGTAATCTTCTTCAATTAGATGTGACGGCCAATGTGCGTTCCATGAGTAAAGGGATGAAACAAAAAACAGCTATTGTTTCAGCATTTGCATCTAATGCAGATATCTTAATTATGGATGAACCAAGTACAGGTTTAGATCCTCTAATGCGTGACATCTTCCTTGATCTTTTAAAACAAGAAAAGAAACAAGGAAAAACGATTCTTATGTCTAGCAATATCTTCCAAGAAGTGGAAGAAGTCAGTGACCGAGCCGCAGTCATCCGAGAGGGCAAAATTATTGATATCACAGATATGGCAGACATTCGTTATAACGAGAATAAAAGTTATCGAATGGAATTTAAATCACTTGCCGATTTCGAACGTTTCTTAAATTTAGGCTAC includes:
- a CDS encoding ABC transporter ATP-binding protein is translated as MAYIDIKHLTKDYGNGHGIFDVSLEIEKGENYGFVGINGAGKTTTIRHLMGFLKPDEGSVTINGLDATKSSAEVKRYVSYIPGEINFPGNKTGEDFLKDQIYLSGRGSWERAKELSNLLQLDVTANVRSMSKGMKQKTAIVSAFASNADILIMDEPSTGLDPLMRDIFLDLLKQEKKQGKTILMSSNIFQEVEEVSDRAAVIREGKIIDITDMADIRYNENKSYRMEFKSLADFERFLNLGYQSTMVKAEDLQVFVQIHDKNINYLIQDLKDFDLVYFKEIKFSFEDYITEIFKEGV